In Harpia harpyja isolate bHarHar1 chromosome 21, bHarHar1 primary haplotype, whole genome shotgun sequence, the DNA window GGCAGCCCTGTCCTTGATGTGAGCAGTTGCACAGGTGCTGAACCTGTTGCATGAGTCTTTCTGCTTCCCTCAGTTTCAGGTTGCACAGCTGTGAAGAGCTTTACCTTGGGATCTTTAGAGTAGGGGGCCATGGGTGGAGAGACCGTTGCTCTGTGGAGGGCAGCTACACTCTAGACCTTAAAAATGGAAGCCATGGCTTAATTGTGAAGTTGAGTTGAGAGGCAGAGAAGTGTGCAGAACAGCTGTGTTGTGTATCCTCAAGTCTCCCTGATTTCCGATAGATGGGTatattttcctctgctccagtagAATCTGATTTAGGGTAGTTCCATTAAACATCATCCCACTTTCTCGTCATTCCCCACCTGTTGTTTCATGGGCAACAGTTATTGAATCTGACATAGGAGTTGTGGGACAAATGGATTCAGAAAGCATAGAGGATtacagaaaaggaactgaaactTAAAATTTAAAGTTGGGAAAGTGAACACCTGATAgataagttattaaaaaaagagagagataactGAATGAAAATGCCTTATGTCGTTTAGGGCATCTGGTTCCAGGTGAAGTGTCAGGACTTCAGTCTTATCCTTAACTCTCAGGTATGACgttaggatcatagaatcatagagtatctcaggttggaagggacccataaggatcatcgagtcctcACAGGACAACCTAAAACTGAACCATATGTCTAAGAGCAGtgtccagacgctccttgaactctgacaggcttggtgccatgaccacttacctggggagcctgttccagtgactgaccaccctcttggtGAAGAACCCTTTCCTAaaatccagtctgaacttcccctgttgcagcttcattccatttctttgtgtcctatcgctggtcaccagagagaggacatcagcacctccccctccagTGCCCCCATTTAAGGAAggtgtagactgcgatgaggtcacccctcagcctcctccaagCTGAATAAGCAGCGGGACCTTGAGCGGCCATAGAATATTTTTCCTGGTGTAATTGGTTAAGGGGCTAAGCCTTTCCAGGGGATTGGAGCATATGGCTGAAGTGAACTGGGATGAAGGTATCCTCGTCTCTTCCCCTTCATCTTGTATTcagttcccttccctcctctgtaCTTTGTTTACAGTTTTACAGCATTAAATGCAAgtaaggagaagaagaaatactcCGGCCCTGTTAGTGTCAAGGAAATGCTGAAGAAGTTTCAGAAGGAGAAGGatgctcagaagaaaaaagatgaagagcagaaagtgGAGACTCCTTCACTGGCAGAACCTCCAGCCCCAAGGGAGGTGGAGGCGATGCCTGACCCTTTGCTCTCACTCTTCGGCCATGCCAGTGATAACGACCTGCTTCAGGCAGCGACGGCTATGGACTCGTTAACTGACCTAGACCTGGAGCGGCTCCTCAGTGAATCCCCAGAAGGGAGCCCCTTTCCTGATGTGGAGGATGGGAGCGATCCTATTGGGATGGGCTTGGAGCAGGATTTCAAGCAACCGCCATCCCTCCCAGAAGGCCTGCCAGCCCCCTGCACTTCAGCTACCAGGAAGAACTGCAGAATAAATGAGGCCGCTGAcatccttttgttctttttccagatACTCTGAAACTAGATTAAAAGGCATAGCTTGGGATAGAGGGCTTGAGTGTGTTGATTCTAAAATCTAAAGAACCGTCATGTAGTTTGGCTTGTACTTtgtccctctctccctgcctccagctccccagGTTGCATAAGCGTTGCATTTATGTTGCTTAGAGAACCCCTGCCAGGTCCCTGGTCAATGCTGTGTTTGTCTTGTTCTTCAGCATAGAGCTGCAGACTCGGGAGCTGAACAGCCAGATCCGGTCAGGGGTGTACGCCCACCTGGCTGCTTTCTTCCCATGCAGTAAGGACACTCTGGTCAAGCGTGCCCGTAAGCTTTATCTCTACGAGCAGGTGAGTGAATTTGGCAGCACAGCCCTGTCTCATGTGCATGTTACCCCTGATCTCCAGAGCACAGTTGTTGTCTGCCTAACGTGGTGCTGTCCTCCACTGAGCATGGTTCAGGCAGCAGCACATCTGGTGATGTGGATTCAGAACTGGCCAGGTCTCGACCTGCCAGATTTGGGTGTCTTGGCTGGAACACACCACACGGAACTTCAGTCTGTTCTGTGGCTGCTCTAGGGTGGCCGCTTGAAGGAACCTCTACAGAAGCTAAAGGAAGCCATTGGAAGggccatgccagagcagatggcCAAGTACCAGGAGGAGTGCCAAGCCCATACTCAGGCCAAGTTTGCCAAGTAAGCTCCTTGTTTGCTTGTTATGCATCTGTAGCTCTTCTCAGCAGGCTCCGTGTGACCTGTAGGCTGCTTTCATGAAGTTCGCCACCTATTTTTGTTCTGTAGTTAAAAATTGCTGACGGGCATCAATTGGCCTAATTAAGCTGCGTGTGTTCTTTGTGCTACCTATGGCAATGCCAACTACAGCAGCATCAATGGGACCAGAACTTGGCTGAAGTGTTTCACTTCTGTGCGGGCATGTCTTTAGGAACACGGCAGTCTCAGAACAGTAAGGCTGGATTAGTCCCGTGGTCTCTATTACACAATACTGGGAGATTTCTTAAGCTTGAGCACTTCGCTCAGCTTGCACCCTAAGCAAGAGATTTAGGCCCTCTTCTCATGCGTGTGTTGTCACTGACTATTGAAACCTCTGAACAGTGTTGTTCAGAGATACTTAGTCCTGTTCCTGAATCTCCAGGACAATGACTTTCACATTATCTCTGTCTCCGTCTTAGGAtgctggaagaggaaaaggaCAAAGAGCAGCGAGATCGAGTTTGTTCTGATGATGATGAGGatgaagaaaagggagggaagcGTGTCATGGGACCGCGAAAGAAATTTCAATGGAATGATGAAATCAGGTTTGCGTAATTTAGATATTAAGTGAACCCGTGAGTTCTCTTATTCTGTGCAGTTGGAAGTGAAGCATTTTGGTATTTGTATCTTGTTTTCAGAGCAGCGCTGATCATCTGTAGTAACAGTCAGCTTGGAGGTTTGTGGCAGACTGTGGTGTTTATGGAGCCACTGTTGCATTTATTAAATCTCACCTTTATATGCATTGCAAAATTAAGCTGATTTCAGGCACCGGCCAACTCTGAGAGAAGTGCTAAGAAGCCTCTGTGCTGAGGCCAAAAGAGAGGGACAGATCTTTGGGAAAAGAAGGAACTTGGCTGAATTGCTGAAATCCTGCAGACTAGACTCTCAACAAGGCCGGATGCTGGTTGTGAAAGCAGTTAAAGCTAATTGGGGATGGCCGCCCCTGGCACCCAGGTGTCTGACGAAGAACAGAGTGCTGGGTGAAGGGGAGAGTGACGAAAGATAAAATGAGAATCAATCACGCTGTCTTCTTGATCTTATTCTGTACCAAATTGGGGTGCTGCTCCGTAGATGGCTGATTCATTTAGAGCAAAGCAAGCTTCACTTCCTGCCTTCTCATTGCCTCTCAGCACGAAGGTCTGCAGAGAGGTTCAGTTCTGTGGTTGTTAATGACGCCTGTAATTCTGGCGCTGGTTTACTACCTCTGCTGTTTCAGGAGATTAAAATGGGAAGGGGTAACAAGGCTTTTCTCCCCTGGCGCATTGATGTGCGTGCACATGCAGAGTGAGGAACgtgcctttcccttcctctttcttgtGGAGGCAGTGCAGGGTCGGTTTTATTAGCGAGGTGTTACACAGAGCCAGGCGTGTCTTGGCGTATTTATCCAGCCCTGGATAAACAGAATGACCTCCAACTGGGGAAAGTTAATTCGCGTAACTGTATTTGAAATCTTCCTGTTCTTCAGGGAGCTGCTTTGCCACTTGGTGAAGATTAAGTTGGATGGTTATGACCTTGACAAGAATAAGGCTCAGTCCCTAGAGGATTATGTGAAGACCTTCCTAGATGGAGAGGTGAAGCCCCTTTGGCCAAAAGGCTGGATGCAGGCCAGGTGAGCAAGAATCGAGTTGTACTCCAGGGATTCCTTGTCCTAAGGGACCTCGGAAGGTCATTAGTCCTAACCCTGCTCAAAGAATGGCtagcttcaaagttagatcagagtgctcagggccttgtcctgTGGAGTTTTggacatctccaaggatggaggtcaCCACAGCATCTCTCTGGCTTTTGTTAGCCAGAATGGGAACAGGTTAATGCTGACAGCTTTGGGTTCAGAGCACTGAACCATCCCTGGTGGGACACTGCAGGATAGTTCAGGCCTCAAACAACTCTCCAGTGTGCACAGCTTAGGATTTACCCTCTTAAAcggtaaaaaaaaatgaaataaaaaacctgaCAGGCCTTCAAAACAAATGTCCGCTTGTGCTTTGGCTTGGCGATTGCTCCCTGAGGGCCTTTGCCCATCCTTGTCCCCTCTGTGCTTCCTGAACAGATTTTGACTGGGTGTGGGATGACCTGAATAAGTCGACGGCCACCC includes these proteins:
- the LOC128134971 gene encoding LOW QUALITY PROTEIN: ubinuclein-1-like (The sequence of the model RefSeq protein was modified relative to this genomic sequence to represent the inferred CDS: substituted 2 bases at 2 genomic stop codons), whose translation is MTEPRRVSFTTLQGPLSNSFVNSGKDNGEQCQNPEPAAKTVRIALTLFEPDHKRCPEFFYPDLLESCCGKVKGGSSEDKGGKRRRKDRIQDLIDMGYGYDESDSFIDNSEAYDELVPASLTTKYGGFYVNSGTLQFRSASESEDDYVKEKKKKCPKKRKLKDGGEKMKKKKKDDSYDKEKKSKKSKFPKAGFTALNASKEKKKYSGPVSVKEMLKKFQKEKDAQKKKDEEQKVETPSLAEPPAPREVEAMPDPLLSLFGHASDNDLLQAATAMDSLTDLDLERLLSESPEGSPFPDVEDGSDPIGMGLEQDFKQPPSLPEGLPAPCTSATRKNCRINEAADILLFFFQILXNXIKSIELQTRELNSQIRSGVYAHLAAFFPCSKDTLVKRARKLYLYEQGGRLKEPLQKLKEAIGRAMPEQMAKYQEECQAHTQAKFAKMLEEEKDKEQRDRVCSDDDEDEEKGGKRVMGPRKKFQWNDEIRELLCHLVKIKLDGYDLDKNKAQSLEDYVKTFLDGEVKPLWPKGWMQAR